The following are encoded together in the Carbonactinospora thermoautotrophica genome:
- a CDS encoding DUF3107 domain-containing protein — protein sequence MEVKICVQHAARELVLECDQSPDEIERIVSEALAGKTNLLTLEDNRGRRVLVPADRLAFVEIGEQIERRVGFGAM from the coding sequence GTGGAGGTCAAGATCTGCGTTCAGCACGCGGCTCGGGAACTCGTGCTGGAGTGCGATCAGTCACCCGATGAGATCGAGCGGATCGTGTCTGAGGCACTGGCTGGGAAGACGAACCTCCTCACGCTCGAAGACAACAGGGGCCGCCGGGTGTTGGTGCCCGCCGACCGCCTCGCGTTCGTCGAGATCGGTGAGCAGATCGAACGGCGGGTCGGCTTCGGCGCGATGTAG
- a CDS encoding ferritin-like fold-containing protein: MTQIPDLPATEGTAGANTAGESHSEALLEDPQFRAAVVDLLGALAYGELIAFERLAEDAKMAPTLEDKAALAAMATAEFQHFTMLRDRLAELGADPTEAMQPFVRPLTEFHERTAPADWLESLVKAYVGDGIATDFYREVAQHLDPKTRQLVQEVLADTGHAEFAVERVRAAIERDPKVSGRLALWGRRLMGEALSQAQRVAAERDALSALVVGGMDLKGFDLAEIGRMFARLTENHVRRMAALGLSA; encoded by the coding sequence ATGACGCAGATCCCCGACCTCCCCGCCACGGAGGGGACGGCCGGCGCGAACACCGCCGGCGAGTCCCATTCCGAGGCGCTTCTGGAGGACCCGCAGTTTCGCGCCGCGGTCGTCGACCTGCTGGGCGCGCTGGCGTACGGTGAGCTCATCGCGTTCGAGCGGCTGGCCGAGGACGCGAAGATGGCGCCCACTTTGGAGGACAAGGCCGCCTTGGCCGCGATGGCGACGGCGGAGTTCCAACACTTCACGATGTTGCGGGACCGGCTGGCCGAGCTGGGCGCGGACCCGACCGAGGCGATGCAGCCGTTCGTGCGGCCGTTGACGGAGTTCCATGAGCGGACCGCCCCGGCGGACTGGCTGGAGAGCCTGGTGAAGGCGTACGTCGGAGACGGGATCGCCACCGACTTCTACCGCGAGGTGGCGCAGCACCTGGACCCGAAGACCCGCCAGCTCGTCCAGGAGGTGTTGGCGGACACCGGGCACGCGGAGTTCGCCGTCGAGAGGGTACGTGCCGCGATCGAGCGGGACCCGAAGGTGAGTGGCCGGCTGGCGCTGTGGGGGCGCCGCCTCATGGGCGAGGCGCTGAGCCAGGCGCAGCGGGTCGCGGCGGAGCGGGACGCCCTGTCCGCTCTGGTCGTGGGCGGGATGGACCTCAAGGGTTTCGACCTGGCCGAGATCGGCCGGATGTTCGCGCGGCTGACCGAGAACCACGTCCGGCGGATGGCCGCGTTGGGTCTTTCCGCCTGA